From Ancylothrix sp. D3o:
TACTGCTCCTATGCCGTGTCCTCTACCGACACACCTGGAATTGGTTCTCTCAATCTGCTGTTTTTTTAAAGCTATTTGAGTTTCAAAAATAGCAAAATTTATAAAAGATTGGTTATAATATTAATCGTATTTACGAGTTAAGAAGCCCTATGCCAGAGATTACGAGATTTTACGGTATCATTATTAAAATTTTCTTTGCAGATCATCCGCCCCCGCATTTTCATGCAATTTATGGTGAATATAATGCTCTAGTTAGCATTGAAACATTAGAAATAATTGAAGGTGATTTACCTAATAGGGCTGAAAAGATGGTGATGGAGTGGGCCACTCTATACCAAAAAGAACTGTTGTCTATGTGGAACAACCAAGATTTTTGTAAACTTCCCCCTTTGAAATAATCTATCTATTATGAAACCTCCTCGTATTGTTTCAGCAAAAGCCATTGATAATCAAACTTTGGTTATAA
This genomic window contains:
- a CDS encoding DUF4160 domain-containing protein, which codes for MPEITRFYGIIIKIFFADHPPPHFHAIYGEYNALVSIETLEIIEGDLPNRAEKMVMEWATLYQKELLSMWNNQDFCKLPPLK